GGAATCAGATGCCATTGCAGTTGTTCGTCAAGTTCTTCCACTTGCTTTTGGGCGCCTTCCAATTCTTCTGCCGCCATTGAGGCTAATTCTTTATCGTCACCTTCGAGCATTTCGCGCAGTGATGATAAATTATTTTGGGCTTCAATATAGGTTTCATAACATGTCGCAACAGGCTCGAGTTGGGCGTATTCTTTTGAAAGCGTTTTAAATTGATTCTGATCGGCAATTATGGAAGCTTCCGATAGTAAACGACCCACTTCCTGATATCGCTCCAGCATTTGCTGTAGTTTGAGTTCAAGAGATTTCTTCATAGGATGTTTGATGTGTTGTTGTATTAAAAAGATATTGAGCTAAAGTAAATAAATCTTCTCGACCATCTTTGGCTATTTGTCGTAAACCCGCAGTAGGATTATGCGTCAGTTTATTTACTAGGCGTTCACTAAACTCATTCAAAACGAGTTGCTGACATTGTCCTGCAGAAAGTTTTTTTAAAGCGCGTTGCAGTTCCTTTTGTGCCAAATCTTGCATTTGACTGCGGTAGTCACAAATGACCTTTTTGGCTTTAAGCGAACGATGTTTGCGAATGTACTTATTCAATTCCTCATCGACTAATTGCTCTGCATGTAACGCAGCATGGCGTCTTTCTTCCATTCCTTTATCGATCATGGTTTGTAAATCATCGATATTATAAAGATGAACGTGTTCTAATTCTTTAATGCTGTCTTCAACATCTCTAGGAACCGATAAATCCAAAAAGAACATCGGCGCATTATTTCTTTGATTTAGCGCCTGCTCAACCCAATTTTTATTAATAAAATGGATGGGACAATTTGTTGCCGAAACAATAACATCTGCCTGCGGTAGATATTCGGCAATGTGGGTGATCGGCGTAGTCTGTCCATTAAATGAGTGGGCAAGTTTCTCTGCATTTTCTAATGTTCTACTGGCGATCATGAACCGTTCAACACCTTGTTGACGTAAGTATTTAGCAACTAATGAGGCGGTTTCCCCTGAACCAATTAAAAATACATTGAGCGATTTATAGTTTGTAAACAGTTGGCCTATTAATTGTGTTGCAGCATAGGCAACTGATACGGGGTTCGTGCCGACGCCACTTTGGGTGCGTACTCGTTTCGACGCACTAAATACATATTCAAAAATGGGTCTTAATTCTGTTTTTATTGCGCCAAGGCTGCATGCATGTTGGTATGCTTGTTTCATTTGTCCAAGGATTTGAGGCTCACCGATCATCATTGAATCCAAACCACTGGCAACGCGTAAAAGATGTTTGATTCCCTGATGCCCTTTATGCATATAGATAAATGGGGATAGTGAATCTGCAGGTAATTGATGCTCTTGGGTAAGCCAGTGGGTGATGATCTGTGGATCTTGAGTCTCACAATAAATTTCTGTGCGATTACAGGTAGATAAGATTGCAGCTTCGCTGACCTCAGGAAGGCACAACAAACTATCGAGTACGGAATCCTGGGTAGCAGGAGATAATGCGACTTTTTCACGCACGTTTATTGGAGCAGTTTTATGATTTAGTCCGCAAGCAACAAACACCATAGAATATGAATTATTAGAATATGAATTATTGAGTTAATCGTGGGATTGTAAACGATTAGCCATTAAATTTGTAGTGTACGCTGCCTTATTTCTTTCTTCTGACCCACGAAATGGTATTCTGCGGCTGATAAAAGTGCTCTGATCATCCCAATTGCAGCGAAGAGTCTCTACTTCATAGCCCGGGGAAGTAAAACCGGAGCTAATCGCTGCACTCAGGTTGACGAAAAAAAAAACTCCTTGTAAAATTAAAGTACATCTTTATTCAGCCGCTAACAAGAGTAGAGGGTTTTATACAAAATCCCAAGTTATGGGGAGTCGATCATGGACATAATCCTGCAAGGTGCTCACAGTGGCGAAGAGGCAGCAGAAAGTTTGGCGCGTGTATTAGAATTATTTAAAGAACGATATCATATCGCTGGATTTCGTGAAATTCATTTAACGGTTACGTTAGTTGATGAACAAGGCGATGATGTTGAATTAGTTGATAGTGAGTCGAATCAAGCGTATCGAGTTTTTGAAGTATATCGTAAAGGTTATGAATTAGGTGGTAGAAAAGGAACACCAGTACTAGAATTGATCGTAGATAACACTCGCCCTTGGTGAAGGAGTAACTTATGTTTTTGGCAATTATCGCCATCATTCTGACATTAATTTTAGTAGTCGGCATTCATGAAGGGGGGCATGCATTAGTAGCACGCATTTTTTCAGTAAAAATCAAAAAAATTTCTATAGGTTTTGGTAAACCCTTATTGCGCTGGCAAAGCCGAAGCGGTTGTGAATGGGTTTGGGCATTTTTTCCTTTAGGAGGGTATGTTCAATTAGAAAATACACGCATTAGCCCAGTGGAACCTGCACAATATCCTGAATGTTTTGATAAAAAACCTGTTTGGCAGCGGATTCTTATTCTATTAGCTGGGGCTGCTGCAAATTTAATTGTTGCGTGGTTTGCTTTTGTTTTAGTGTACACAATTGGTTTGACGTACACTTTGCCTGAAATCAAAGAAGTACTTCCTAAAAGTACCGCAGCCCAAGCAGGAATGCTCCCAGGCGATCAATTCATCTCCATTGATGGCAGAGCTACTCCAACATGGAGTGATGTGGGGATGCGCTTAGTGATTCTATGGGGGAAAAAAAATATTCCAGTCACCGTGAGTCGTGCGGATGGGAAAGAATCAATCGTTGTGCTTGATTTAAGTCAAGAACACTTTCGTGGGGTAAAATTATCTTTATTGACTCAGCTCGGGATTCAACCTAATCTGGCAGCGGCCAAAAGCACACTACAGGCTCCATCACTCCTGGATGCGGTCCATCAAGCCAATCAGTTTATGTGGGATATGGTTTATTTTTTTATGATGACCTTAAAGCAATTATTTACTGGGGTGATCCCTTTTTCTGTGTTGTTAGGACCAATAGGTATCTTTGCAGCTTCTGTATCATCACTGATGCAAGGAACCATTGTATTTTTGTTTTTTATAGCCAGCTTAAGCCTTGCCGTTGCTGTGATTAACCTGTTTCCTATCCCTGGCTTGGATGGAGGTTCAATTGTTTATGCAATTATTGAAAAAGTTCGTGGTAAAGCGGTTTCCGTGCCCATGGAGCTCTTATTGCATCGACTGGTCATAATAGTGTTTTGTGTCCTCTTGGTGCACTTATTGATGAATGATCTGCAACGACTGTAATCCGCAACGTGCGGCATTTGTTGCACTCATAATGATTGGCATAGCACCTAAGTTTGGGATATAATTGCGCGGTTTAGTTAAAAAAAGGACGAAGGGCAAAGAAAAACCAAGCTTGGAATCAAAACCATGATTCCCATTTCCATAGATAGTTGGGCCTAAGAGAAAAATTCATCTCCATTGAGAGCACAATTTAGTCAAGAAAGGATGTTCCATGAAATCACAACTATATAAGAATACCCCAAAAATAGAAAAATTATTTTCCACAGAAAAGTCGGTAGAAGAAAATCCAATACAAGATGATACGATTCGTATCGCGTTGAGTAATACTTATTTATACCTCGAGAAAGGTCAATTTGAAGGGAGCTTAGAGCTCGCTCAAGAAGCAATTCAGGATTTTTTAGATAAGAATGCGGCAACTTATACTGCATATGGACAAGGTTTTGGTCTTTTACAAATTAACGATGCGAGGCGCGATATTACTCCCTATGGAATTGATATTCCGATGATGTTGGAGTTTTGTGGGATTGACCAGTCAACACTGAGTACGCAAATGGGTATGAAATAAGGTCCTATCCTTAACTGTATGGAGACAGAAGACAAAGCTGCCAAAGTATAATTTCCCTCCGTCATTGCGGATGCAACGAGGAATCTCCCAGTGCGCACACGGTTCTATAACGAGGAGATGCCTCGCTATCTCAAGATGACGAGGTCAATGGACCCTCAACTTGTCACTCTGCCATGAGTGGTAGAGGCGATTTCTTAATAGTTATAGTTAATGTGTCTACAATTTACCTACGGTTCGTGCACAACACCAAATATCCACCTGTTTCACCCCTGATTTTTTTAAAGTGAATGCCAGTTCATTCGCTGTGCTTCCTGTAGTTAAGAGATCATCAATAATCGCAACATGCTGCCAGGGGAGTTTTTTACTTTTGAAGGCATGGCGTAAATTTTTTTGTCTTTGTTCTCCATCAAGGCTTGCTTGCGGTTCGGTATTGCGAATTTTTTGACAACTGGTGATATCGTAAGGTAGGCCTAATTTTCTAGCCAACAAACGAACCAAAACTGCGGCTTGATTGAACCCACGTGCTTTAATGCGTTGTGGATGCATGGGAACTGGGATTAAACACTGGGGTAGATTTTCAATGTTTGGTAGCGAATTAACCATTAAATGACTTAAAAAAGAGCCTAGATAAAGCCCCTCATGATATTTAAATTGATGTAAAAGACTGCGTAGCGGTTCTTCAAAAGTATAATTAATATAGGCCCGATCAAAGTGAGGTGCTTTTTTAATACAACGACCACAGATTTGCAGATGGGGATCCGGTAAAGGATAAGCACACCGTTGGCACGCAGGGCCTAGATGAGGCATGAAGTCAATGCAAGGGGTACAAACGGCCATTTTATTATTATGAAATTGATTACATAAAGTACATATTGAGTACAAGCGTAAACTTTGTGTTAAACTCCATATTTTCTGGCGCACAAGTGTTGGATTCCTTTAATTTTTCCTGGTTTTATAATGGCTGTTATCTACGAAATTAGCAAGACATTTAATCAACATGCTTCTGAATATGAATTGGCTGCCAAAGTACAACAAGAAATTGGGGTGCGTTTATTAGAGCGTTTGCAGTATTTGAACATCAAGCCACAGCGTATCCTGGATCTTGGATGTGGACCTGGCTTTTTTTCTTATGAATTGACTAAGATCTATCCTAAAGCACAGATCGTAGGTTTGGATTTGGCACAGTTCATGTTGATTCAGGCGCAAAAAAAACAAGGCTGGCGACGAAAGTGGCCTTTAGTGGCGGCAGATATGCGAAGTATGCCTTTTGTCACAGGGGCGTTTGATTTAATTTTTGCCAATCAAGTGATTCACTGGGGTGGTTCGTTGACACCTGTTTTTCGTGAATTGAATCGAGTCATGAAAGCCAATGGTTGTTTGATGTTCACTACTTTGGGTCCTGATACATTCAAAGAATTGAAGCAGGCCTGGGCGGGAGTCAATCATTACGCGCATGTCAATGAATTTGCTGACATGCATGACGTGGGGGATTGTTTGATGGCAGAGCATTTTTTAGAACCAGTAATGGATATGGAATTATTGTCGGTGCATTATCAAACGTTGCCTAAGTTATTACAGGCTTTGAAAGCTCAGGGAGTAAAAAACATTAATCCGAACAGAAACCAAGGTCTAACCGGAAAAACAGCTTGGCGACATTTTGAACAAAATTATGCCGCCCTGCAAACGGATAAAGGAAAATATCCACTGACTTATGAAGTGGTATACGGTCATGCCTGGAAAGGGGAGCAAAGAAAAACCGAACTTGGAATCGAAACCATGATTCCCATTTCCCAGATAGTTAGGCCAAAGAGATAAATACCTCAGGGTCTACTGGTGCATTGGATTTCCATAATCATAATTCGCAGTTGCACCAGGTTACTTGTCCAAATTACTACGTTCTTGTAATTTCTTGGTTAAGTTAATCAAAGTAGATGCTTTTTGATCAAATATTTTCAATGCATCCAAAGCGATTTGATAATGTTTGCTGATTTCGTCTTCTAATTTATTTTGAGTATAAAGCGCTGCAAAGGTGGTTTTTTGATTCGCCAAATCGGATGAGCGCCCTTTACCCAATACCTCAGCAGGTGCATAACGATCGAGATAATCATCTTGCATTTGAAAAACTATGCCCAGATGACTGGCATAAGTGCGTAAAGCGGCTTTATCGGTTTCAGATATGGAAGCATGGGCATTGAGCACCATTTCAATACACGCCAAAATAAGTCGTCCGGT
This sequence is a window from Legionella cherrii. Protein-coding genes within it:
- the hemA gene encoding glutamyl-tRNA reductase; the protein is MVFVACGLNHKTAPINVREKVALSPATQDSVLDSLLCLPEVSEAAILSTCNRTEIYCETQDPQIITHWLTQEHQLPADSLSPFIYMHKGHQGIKHLLRVASGLDSMMIGEPQILGQMKQAYQHACSLGAIKTELRPIFEYVFSASKRVRTQSGVGTNPVSVAYAATQLIGQLFTNYKSLNVFLIGSGETASLVAKYLRQQGVERFMIASRTLENAEKLAHSFNGQTTPITHIAEYLPQADVIVSATNCPIHFINKNWVEQALNQRNNAPMFFLDLSVPRDVEDSIKELEHVHLYNIDDLQTMIDKGMEERRHAALHAEQLVDEELNKYIRKHRSLKAKKVICDYRSQMQDLAQKELQRALKKLSAGQCQQLVLNEFSERLVNKLTHNPTAGLRQIAKDGREDLFTLAQYLFNTTTHQTSYEEIS
- a CDS encoding M50 family metallopeptidase, which codes for MFLAIIAIILTLILVVGIHEGGHALVARIFSVKIKKISIGFGKPLLRWQSRSGCEWVWAFFPLGGYVQLENTRISPVEPAQYPECFDKKPVWQRILILLAGAAANLIVAWFAFVLVYTIGLTYTLPEIKEVLPKSTAAQAGMLPGDQFISIDGRATPTWSDVGMRLVILWGKKNIPVTVSRADGKESIVVLDLSQEHFRGVKLSLLTQLGIQPNLAAAKSTLQAPSLLDAVHQANQFMWDMVYFFMMTLKQLFTGVIPFSVLLGPIGIFAASVSSLMQGTIVFLFFIASLSLAVAVINLFPIPGLDGGSIVYAIIEKVRGKAVSVPMELLLHRLVIIVFCVLLVHLLMNDLQRL
- a CDS encoding ComF family protein, producing MRQKIWSLTQSLRLYSICTLCNQFHNNKMAVCTPCIDFMPHLGPACQRCAYPLPDPHLQICGRCIKKAPHFDRAYINYTFEEPLRSLLHQFKYHEGLYLGSFLSHLMVNSLPNIENLPQCLIPVPMHPQRIKARGFNQAAVLVRLLARKLGLPYDITSCQKIRNTEPQASLDGEQRQKNLRHAFKSKKLPWQHVAIIDDLLTTGSTANELAFTLKKSGVKQVDIWCCARTVGKL
- the bioC gene encoding malonyl-ACP O-methyltransferase BioC, whose product is MAVIYEISKTFNQHASEYELAAKVQQEIGVRLLERLQYLNIKPQRILDLGCGPGFFSYELTKIYPKAQIVGLDLAQFMLIQAQKKQGWRRKWPLVAADMRSMPFVTGAFDLIFANQVIHWGGSLTPVFRELNRVMKANGCLMFTTLGPDTFKELKQAWAGVNHYAHVNEFADMHDVGDCLMAEHFLEPVMDMELLSVHYQTLPKLLQALKAQGVKNINPNRNQGLTGKTAWRHFEQNYAALQTDKGKYPLTYEVVYGHAWKGEQRKTELGIETMIPISQIVRPKR